In the genome of Deltaproteobacteria bacterium, the window GAACCCAAGCACTTCGATTATATGAACTCCGTCGTCCTGCCCGAGTTCATCGCCCGTGGAGACAACGCGCCGATGGCCATCTGGAGTGCCGGGTGCTCTTCCGGTGAAGAGCCATATACCCTGGCCATTGTTCTCAACGAGTTCAAGGAAACCCGCGCCCCGCGTTTCCGGTTCGGAATTCTGGCCACGGACATTTCCCGAGAGATTCTGGAAAAGGCCATGCGGGCTGTCTACACAGAGGAACGCGTCGAAAAAATACCCTACATGCTGAAGAAAAAATATCTTTTGCGAAGCAAGGAACGGTCTCGGGGGCTTGTGCGTATCGTCCCGGAACTTCGCAAGCTGGTCCATTTTCGCCAGCTGAATTTTATGGAAGACTTCGGATTTCGGGAGACAATGCACGTTATCTTCTGCCGCAATGTCATGATTTACTTCGACCGTCCCACCCAGGAACGCCTTATCAACCGCTTCTGCGAACACCTTGACGTCGGGGGATATCTCTTCATCGGCCACTCCGAGAGTCTGACCGGTCTCCGAGTCCCTCTGATTCAATCCGCTCCCACGGTCTATCGACGAATCAAAAAATCCTAATGGCCATTTTTTCTTGACTCCAAAACGACCAACACATAAAAGACTCACCTTCGCGCCCGTAGCTCAGTTGGATAGAGTGCCTGACTACGAATCAGTAGGTCGCAAGTTCGAATCTTGCCGGGCGCACCAAGATTTTAAGGGGTTACTGAATTATTCAGTAGCCCCTTTTTCTTTTGTGTCACCTTCAGAAGAAACATGCACACCAAAAATGAGTATGAAATGAAAATCATCGATAAACAATCATTTCGAGTCGAAATGACGCTATGATCAGCACTACGTTGTTTCCGGGTCGCTACGTGCAAGGAGCCGGGGCTTTAGGCCACTTGAGCAAAGAGCTCTCACGATTTGGGCAGCGGCATTTCCTGATCTGCTCCCCCTACCCACTGAAGCATCTGCTTCCGCCACTGCTATTGGAACTTGAGAAAACCGGAGCCGTTGATGTGACCCGCTTCGGCCGTGAATGCACTGACCAAGAAATCGAGAGGCTGCTGCAAGCGGCCCAAAATTTCGGTGCCGAGAGCATCGCGGCTTTGGGTGGTGGAAAGACCATGGACGCAGCCAAAGCCGTGGCCGCCAGGGCAGGGGTTCCCGTGTCTGTGATGCCGACCATTGCCTCCACCGACGCCCCGTGCAGTTCAGTCTGCGTGATCTACACCCCAGAAGGGATTTTCCAGCGGGTGGACATCCTCCCCCGTAACCCAGACCTGGTTCTGGTCGACACAGAGGTTATTGCTCGGGCTCCGGCCAGATATTTGGTGGCTGGCATGGGCGACGCCTTGGCCACCTGGTTCGAGGCCGAATCCTGTCGCGTGGCCTTA includes:
- a CDS encoding chemotaxis protein CheR, with amino-acid sequence MKSSGARPSSTLHPMPAMSPREFAKFSEFISKELGIKISDKKQGMLQARLQKRLRILALPSFTAYCEYLFSLKGMEIELPHLVDAVTTNTTEFFREPKHFDYMNSVVLPEFIARGDNAPMAIWSAGCSSGEEPYTLAIVLNEFKETRAPRFRFGILATDISREILEKAMRAVYTEERVEKIPYMLKKKYLLRSKERSRGLVRIVPELRKLVHFRQLNFMEDFGFRETMHVIFCRNVMIYFDRPTQERLINRFCEHLDVGGYLFIGHSESLTGLRVPLIQSAPTVYRRIKKS
- a CDS encoding glycerol dehydrogenase; this encodes MISTTLFPGRYVQGAGALGHLSKELSRFGQRHFLICSPYPLKHLLPPLLLELEKTGAVDVTRFGRECTDQEIERLLQAAQNFGAESIAALGGGKTMDAAKAVAARAGVPVSVMPTIASTDAPCSSVCVIYTPEGIFQRVDILPRNPDLVLVDTEVIARAPARYLVAGMGDALATWFEAESCRVALKPNIAGTVGSMTAYAMARLCYETILEWGLTALTACEAGVVTPALERVVEANTLLSGLGFESGGLGAAHSIHNGLTVLPRVRDRYHGEKVAFGVLASLVLTDKPPSLMNEIFTLCESLGLPTTLADLGLNEVTDRDLVQVAEKTCAPGESIHNEPVEISPSKVLASLKAADAIGRRRKRSEKHP